The proteins below come from a single Dinghuibacter silviterrae genomic window:
- a CDS encoding ABC transporter substrate-binding protein — MRIGFLFPYSGIFPDLKNDFSQGFELALAQNAPQAKWSCLGEFIQNGDEKSVEGALKKLLHYERVDMVMGIVGNTVTAACIPMIESAQTPVIINNLGAHLPGRYLRSPYLFYNSLHLWKSEWAIGKWAQETYGGVPAVSLSLYEAGYHLLECFKNGIGAGGAENMTINVMRPSKEPVDTKPLIEYLEAQRPSYTHLLLSGNEAEQFVDYFDASSVRESVALTTHPFFGDSRGAAFATTWLPSLDNEKNQAFIKTYTDAYDTPPNVYALLGFEDGLALAATLEAIDGKPTRSRLAGFLGTVHPAGPRGAIKLSTQPLQAGQPVYLCRHDAVLETLVSPTLEEPGFEHLQGGATGWVNPYLCV; from the coding sequence ATGAGAATAGGATTTTTGTTTCCCTACTCCGGGATCTTCCCGGACCTGAAAAATGATTTCAGCCAGGGTTTTGAACTGGCGCTGGCTCAAAATGCCCCCCAGGCAAAATGGTCTTGCCTGGGGGAATTTATCCAGAACGGTGACGAGAAGAGTGTGGAAGGCGCCCTCAAAAAGCTCCTCCATTACGAGCGTGTCGACATGGTCATGGGCATCGTGGGGAACACGGTCACGGCCGCCTGTATCCCCATGATCGAGAGCGCGCAGACACCCGTCATCATCAACAACCTGGGGGCGCATCTGCCCGGACGCTACCTGCGCTCGCCCTATCTTTTTTACAACAGCCTCCACCTTTGGAAAAGCGAATGGGCCATCGGCAAGTGGGCTCAGGAGACCTATGGGGGCGTACCCGCGGTCAGCCTGTCGCTGTACGAGGCCGGCTACCACCTGCTCGAATGTTTTAAAAACGGGATCGGCGCCGGGGGAGCGGAGAACATGACCATCAACGTCATGAGACCTTCCAAGGAACCCGTGGACACCAAGCCCCTGATCGAGTACCTGGAAGCGCAACGCCCCTCGTATACCCATCTCCTTTTATCCGGGAACGAGGCGGAGCAATTCGTAGATTACTTCGACGCCAGCTCCGTGCGGGAAAGTGTGGCCCTGACCACCCATCCGTTCTTTGGCGACAGCCGTGGCGCTGCGTTTGCCACTACCTGGCTGCCTTCCCTGGACAATGAAAAAAACCAGGCTTTTATAAAGACCTATACGGATGCCTACGACACGCCTCCGAACGTGTATGCGTTGTTGGGGTTTGAAGACGGGCTGGCGCTCGCGGCTACCCTGGAGGCGATCGACGGCAAACCCACGAGGTCCCGGCTGGCCGGTTTCCTGGGCACTGTCCACCCGGCCGGTCCGCGGGGGGCCATCAAATTATCTACACAACCTTTGCAGGCCGGCCAGCCGGTCTACCTGTGCCGGCACGACGCCGTGCTGGAAACACTTGTTAGTCCCACGCTGGAGGAGCCCGGTTTCGAACACCTCCAGGGCGGAGCCACCGGCTGGGTCAATCCTTATTTGTGTGTGTGA
- a CDS encoding MBG domain-containing protein, which translates to MNKFYPKALRALFAALFLSFSITITWAIPGTGRTGHVLFSAGPSTGFTGFDSTASTDIPFVSFPSGTKAINVCQYGFDIVAKSTGNVTLKVLGANGASSTQVPGYTVPGGDNNRFVQVVRAGTASVTEADFYSTDGSVFNLKSLAVYVNLAVTSDVATVTLTGYKSGVQVGSPVTQNNITPTSLAPLNWVNITANLNGIDEIAITVSDQTTPGNVVGDLGIDAIDLVGPSVTNPALSNAQVGASYTTENFTASGGTAPYTFAVTSGALPGGMSLSSAGALSGTPTAAGTFTFSVTATDANSEVSPASPATLTVSAPTMTLSPTTLSDGTYKSSYSSVTFSASGGTAPYTYTAVGLPPGMTINASSGVLSGTPTAAGTYAISVTATDNSTGTGAPFQTTNFITWVIDKVPLTISANAASKNYGAAIPALSVTYSGFASGDNSGSLTTAPTITTSATAASPVGTYPITASGAVDPNYAISYVPNTLTVNAVALTITPAPASMTYGGTVPAFTANYSGFVNGDNASSLTTAPTITTTATSTSVPGTYPITATGAVDPNYTIAYVAGTLTVGKAVLTVTGTSPTMTYGSAVPALGVIYSGFVGSDNASSLTTQPTSTTTATSASTVGAYAVTPSGGVAANYTFSYLPGSLTITPATLSVTPDPQTMTYGGTVPSPLTVSYSGFVNGDGPSVVTTAPTVTTTATSASSVGTYPITASGAAATNYVFTYNTGTLTIGPAGLTITPAPASMTYGGTVPAFTANYSGFVNGDNASSLTTAPTITTTATSSSVPGTYPITASGAVDPNYTISYSPGTLTVGKAVLTVTGTSPTMTYGGAVPALGVIYSGFVGSDNASSLTTQPTSTTTATSASAVGAYPVTPSGGVAANYTFNYLPGSLTITPATLTVTPTDQTMSYGGTVPSPLTVGYSGFVNGDGPSVVTTAPTVTTTGTSASSVGTYPITASGAAATNYTFTYNTGTLTISPVGLTITPVNASMAYGGTVPAFTANYTGFVNGDNASSLTIQPTLSTAATSTSVPGTYPITASGAVDPNYTITYNTGTLTVGKAVLTITGANTTMTYGSAVPALSVTYSGFVGSDNASSLTTLPTVTTTATSISPVGTYPITASGAAAANYTFAYLPGTLTVQRATVTVTPNNASMTYGGTVPSLSVSYTGFVNGEGSGVLTSIPTATTTATSTSPAGTYPITASGAAAANYTFTYNTGTLTVSPAVLTVTANNATMVYGEAFPALSVTYSGFVNGDNVSSLTTQPVETVPATPFSPVGAYTITPSGAVDPNYTFNYVTGTLTITPAPLTITANNASMVYGSAVPAMTASYSGFVNGDNASNLTIQPVLSTTATSASPVGTYPITASGAVDPNYTISYVGATMTVTKAVLTATADNKIMPLGGPLPTLTITYTGFVNGDNVSSLTSPCIATTPANAGSPSGTYIIGVANGSSPNYTFHYVNGTLTVQKAILTITANNASSTYGSPLVPNGSLTVSYSGFINGDNSSSLTVPPTVINTAFVGAPAGTYALIPSGAVDPNYTIVYVDGTYSINQATLLITAVNESKTYGNANPALIANYTGFVNGDGPASLSTFPTLTTSATTASPVGNYPIAGSGAVDPNYIINYTPGVMTVNPAALTVTANSTSMTYGGTVPALSASYSGFVNGDNASSLTIQPVVSTSANSTVPIGTYPITASGAVDPNYTITYVPGVMTVGQAVLTVTPNNASMTYGGTVPALSVSYSGFVNGDNPASLTAPATAATTATSASPAGTYPITASGAIASNYAIVYNTGTLTVGKAALTVTADNASMTYGGTLPALNVTYSGFVNGDNASKLTVAPTVATTATSASPVGTYPITPSGAVDPNYTITYNAGILTIGKAALTVTADNESMTYGGTVPALPVTYSGFVNGDNASSLTTQPVVSTTATSASGVGTYPITPSGAADANYTITYVPGTLTVQQATVTITANNQSRYFLLPNPPLTVSYSGFVNGDNSAVLTTKPTVTTTANLLSLPGTYPITASGAVATNYTFTYIPGVLTVEALLPNVITFAALPVKTYGDADFTITVTASSGLPVTLTSSNTAVATVTPTGTGQWRVHIVSGGQVTMAATQAGGPPYAVATEVDQILTINPEAQSILFPSPLGGVPASGSVISLDATASSGLPVTYTVSDPTVATVSGSQLTFVGSGNVTITANQAGNNDYLPAPPVSIGLQVFDGKGFVQGVGVFPNPCHGTAYIRLSEGSIITKLAMFDLSGRLVLGMDQFGSSTNMIPLDVSHLLPGIYILRVVCVRDHQVVFPVFKVNVQ; encoded by the coding sequence ATGAATAAATTCTACCCTAAGGCGCTGCGCGCACTTTTTGCGGCTCTTTTTCTTAGTTTTTCCATAACCATTACTTGGGCCATTCCAGGGACCGGGAGAACAGGACATGTCCTGTTCTCCGCGGGCCCTTCTACCGGTTTCACCGGCTTCGACAGCACCGCATCGACGGACATCCCATTTGTCAGTTTCCCCAGTGGTACGAAGGCCATCAACGTCTGTCAATATGGTTTTGATATCGTGGCCAAAAGCACCGGCAACGTGACCCTGAAGGTGCTTGGCGCCAACGGGGCTTCCTCTACCCAGGTTCCAGGCTACACTGTTCCCGGTGGAGACAATAACCGGTTTGTCCAGGTAGTTCGGGCGGGTACTGCCTCCGTGACGGAGGCGGATTTCTATTCCACCGACGGTTCTGTCTTCAATTTGAAAAGCCTGGCCGTTTATGTAAACCTGGCGGTGACCTCCGACGTCGCCACGGTCACTTTAACGGGGTACAAGAGCGGTGTGCAGGTGGGGAGCCCCGTGACACAAAACAATATTACGCCCACGAGCCTTGCTCCGCTTAATTGGGTCAACATCACGGCCAACCTCAATGGAATCGATGAGATTGCCATAACGGTATCGGATCAAACAACACCGGGCAACGTGGTCGGAGATCTCGGCATTGACGCCATCGACCTCGTCGGCCCCTCCGTCACCAACCCCGCCCTCAGCAACGCACAAGTCGGCGCATCCTATACCACCGAAAACTTTACGGCTTCCGGTGGCACGGCGCCTTATACTTTTGCCGTCACCTCGGGCGCTCTCCCGGGGGGGATGAGCCTTTCCAGCGCCGGGGCACTCTCCGGAACGCCCACCGCGGCCGGGACCTTTACCTTCTCGGTGACGGCCACTGACGCGAATTCTGAGGTCAGTCCGGCATCCCCGGCGACCCTGACGGTCAGCGCGCCGACGATGACGCTTTCGCCAACGACCTTGTCTGACGGAACTTACAAGTCGTCTTATTCTTCCGTGACCTTTTCGGCTTCCGGTGGCACGGCGCCCTACACCTACACGGCCGTCGGGCTGCCTCCGGGGATGACCATCAATGCCAGCTCCGGTGTGTTATCGGGTACCCCCACCGCAGCGGGGACCTATGCCATTTCCGTGACGGCCACCGATAACTCGACAGGTACCGGTGCGCCCTTTCAAACGACCAATTTTATAACGTGGGTGATCGACAAGGTCCCGCTGACCATCTCGGCGAACGCCGCCTCCAAGAACTATGGTGCGGCAATTCCGGCCTTAAGCGTGACCTACAGCGGTTTTGCCAGTGGGGATAATTCAGGCAGCCTGACGACGGCGCCGACGATTACCACCAGCGCTACCGCGGCTTCCCCGGTGGGCACCTATCCGATCACTGCCAGCGGCGCGGTCGACCCGAACTACGCCATCAGCTATGTCCCGAATACGCTCACGGTAAACGCGGTCGCATTGACGATCACACCGGCCCCCGCGTCCATGACGTATGGAGGGACGGTTCCGGCCTTCACGGCCAACTACAGCGGCTTTGTCAATGGCGACAATGCGTCCAGCTTGACGACAGCGCCCACGATAACGACTACGGCGACGTCCACCTCCGTGCCCGGGACCTATCCCATTACGGCGACCGGTGCGGTGGATCCGAACTATACGATTGCATACGTCGCCGGCACACTGACCGTCGGCAAAGCGGTGTTGACAGTAACAGGAACGTCCCCCACGATGACCTACGGGAGCGCGGTGCCGGCGCTGGGGGTTATTTATAGCGGTTTTGTCGGCAGCGACAACGCGTCCAGCCTGACAACGCAACCGACGTCCACGACAACGGCCACATCGGCTTCCACAGTCGGCGCCTACGCGGTCACGCCGAGCGGTGGGGTGGCGGCGAACTATACTTTTAGCTACCTGCCCGGCTCGCTGACGATCACTCCCGCGACGCTGAGCGTGACGCCCGATCCCCAGACGATGACCTACGGGGGCACGGTGCCGTCGCCGCTAACAGTGAGCTACAGCGGTTTTGTGAACGGGGACGGCCCATCGGTGGTGACTACGGCGCCTACGGTGACGACAACCGCCACGAGCGCCTCGTCTGTGGGTACGTATCCCATCACGGCCAGCGGTGCGGCGGCAACGAATTATGTATTTACCTACAATACCGGCACCCTTACAATAGGCCCCGCGGGTCTGACGATCACGCCGGCCCCCGCGTCCATGACATACGGCGGGACGGTGCCGGCCTTTACCGCGAACTACAGCGGCTTTGTCAATGGGGACAATGCGTCCAGCCTAACGACAGCGCCCACGATAACGACTACGGCGACGTCCTCCTCCGTGCCCGGGACCTATCCCATTACGGCGAGCGGGGCGGTGGATCCGAATTATACGATTTCTTACAGCCCCGGCACGCTGACCGTCGGCAAGGCAGTATTGACGGTGACAGGAACGTCTCCCACGATGACCTACGGCGGCGCGGTGCCGGCGCTGGGGGTTATTTATAGCGGTTTTGTCGGGAGCGACAACGCGTCGAGCCTGACAACCCAACCTACGTCCACGACGACCGCCACGAGTGCTTCGGCCGTCGGCGCCTACCCGGTCACACCGAGCGGCGGGGTAGCGGCGAATTATACTTTTAACTACCTGCCCGGCTCGCTGACGATCACACCGGCGACGCTGACCGTAACGCCCACTGACCAGACGATGTCGTACGGGGGTACCGTGCCGTCGCCGCTGACGGTGGGGTACAGCGGTTTTGTCAACGGGGACGGACCGTCGGTGGTGACTACGGCGCCCACGGTGACGACAACGGGCACGAGTGCCTCTTCTGTCGGTACCTATCCGATCACGGCGAGCGGTGCGGCGGCGACGAACTATACATTTACCTACAATACCGGCACCCTGACGATCAGCCCCGTGGGACTGACGATCACGCCGGTCAATGCGTCCATGGCGTATGGCGGGACGGTGCCCGCGTTCACGGCGAACTACACCGGTTTTGTCAATGGGGACAATGCGTCCAGCCTGACGATCCAGCCGACCCTCTCCACAGCCGCGACGTCGACCTCTGTGCCGGGGACTTACCCGATCACGGCGAGTGGCGCGGTGGATCCGAACTACACGATCACCTATAATACCGGCACGCTGACGGTGGGCAAGGCCGTGCTGACGATCACGGGGGCGAATACCACCATGACCTACGGCAGTGCGGTGCCGGCGCTGAGTGTGACCTACAGCGGCTTTGTCGGGAGCGATAACGCCTCCAGCCTGACGACACTGCCCACGGTTACGACCACGGCTACGTCGATCTCGCCGGTAGGGACTTATCCCATCACGGCGAGCGGCGCGGCGGCGGCGAATTATACCTTTGCCTATCTGCCTGGCACCCTGACCGTGCAACGAGCCACGGTGACGGTAACCCCGAACAACGCCAGCATGACATACGGAGGCACCGTGCCCTCATTAAGTGTCAGCTACACCGGTTTTGTCAATGGGGAAGGCTCCGGGGTATTAACATCGATACCCACCGCCACCACGACCGCCACGAGCACCTCGCCCGCGGGCACCTATCCGATCACGGCGAGCGGTGCGGCGGCGGCAAACTACACCTTCACTTACAATACCGGTACGCTGACGGTGAGCCCGGCGGTCCTGACCGTGACGGCGAACAACGCCACTATGGTATACGGGGAGGCATTCCCGGCGCTCAGCGTGACTTATTCCGGTTTTGTCAACGGCGATAATGTGAGCAGCCTGACGACCCAGCCCGTCGAGACCGTACCGGCCACGCCTTTTTCACCGGTGGGCGCTTACACCATCACGCCTTCCGGTGCTGTGGACCCGAATTACACCTTCAACTATGTAACCGGTACGCTGACCATTACGCCCGCGCCCCTGACGATCACCGCGAACAACGCGAGCATGGTCTATGGCAGCGCGGTGCCGGCGATGACGGCCAGCTATTCCGGTTTTGTCAATGGCGACAACGCATCGAACTTGACGATCCAGCCCGTACTGTCCACGACGGCGACAAGCGCGTCACCGGTGGGCACGTATCCCATCACGGCCAGCGGTGCGGTGGATCCGAACTATACGATTTCTTACGTGGGCGCTACGATGACCGTCACCAAGGCGGTTCTGACGGCGACCGCCGATAACAAGATCATGCCCTTGGGCGGACCTCTGCCCACGCTGACGATTACCTACACCGGTTTTGTGAACGGGGACAACGTGTCCAGCCTCACGTCGCCGTGTATCGCAACGACCCCCGCCAATGCAGGGTCTCCCTCGGGGACCTATATCATCGGGGTCGCCAACGGGTCGTCTCCGAACTATACCTTCCACTATGTGAACGGGACGCTGACGGTACAGAAAGCCATCCTGACCATCACGGCCAACAACGCCAGCAGCACCTACGGGTCCCCGTTGGTACCCAACGGTTCGCTCACGGTGTCCTATTCCGGCTTTATCAACGGGGACAACTCCAGCAGCCTGACAGTCCCCCCCACCGTGATCAACACGGCCTTTGTGGGGGCGCCGGCCGGGACCTATGCGCTGATCCCCTCCGGTGCGGTGGATCCGAACTATACGATCGTGTATGTCGACGGTACGTATTCCATTAACCAGGCGACCCTGTTGATCACGGCAGTCAACGAGTCAAAGACCTACGGCAACGCAAACCCCGCACTTATTGCCAACTATACAGGGTTTGTCAACGGAGACGGCCCGGCCAGCCTGTCGACATTCCCCACGCTGACCACGTCGGCAACGACCGCTTCCCCGGTGGGGAACTACCCGATCGCGGGGAGCGGTGCGGTCGATCCGAACTATATCATCAACTACACACCAGGGGTAATGACGGTGAACCCGGCAGCGCTGACAGTGACCGCGAACAGCACGAGCATGACGTATGGCGGTACGGTTCCGGCACTATCGGCCTCGTATAGCGGTTTTGTCAATGGAGACAATGCCTCCAGCCTGACGATCCAACCGGTCGTTTCCACCAGCGCCAATTCGACCGTCCCCATCGGGACCTACCCGATTACGGCCAGCGGTGCGGTGGATCCGAACTATACCATTACCTACGTACCCGGCGTCATGACGGTCGGCCAGGCGGTGCTGACAGTCACCCCAAACAACGCCAGTATGACGTATGGCGGTACCGTGCCGGCGCTAAGCGTCAGCTACAGCGGTTTTGTCAACGGCGACAACCCCGCCAGCCTGACCGCCCCGGCCACGGCGGCTACGACGGCCACGTCAGCTTCGCCCGCGGGGACCTATCCCATCACGGCGAGCGGTGCTATAGCATCAAACTACGCCATTGTATATAACACCGGGACGCTGACCGTCGGCAAGGCGGCGCTCACGGTGACCGCGGACAACGCCAGCATGACGTATGGCGGAACCTTGCCTGCCCTGAATGTCACCTATAGCGGTTTTGTAAACGGGGACAACGCGTCGAAACTAACCGTCGCGCCCACGGTGGCCACGACCGCGACCTCCGCGTCCCCCGTCGGGACGTACCCGATCACGCCGAGCGGTGCGGTGGATCCGAACTATACCATCACGTACAATGCGGGGATACTCACCATTGGCAAGGCGGCGCTGACCGTGACAGCGGACAACGAAAGCATGACCTATGGCGGCACGGTGCCTGCGCTACCCGTCACCTACAGCGGCTTTGTGAACGGGGACAATGCGTCGAGCCTGACGACGCAGCCGGTCGTATCCACCACCGCTACCTCCGCTTCCGGGGTCGGGACCTACCCGATCACCCCAAGCGGTGCCGCGGATGCGAACTATACCATCACCTATGTACCCGGTACGCTGACCGTCCAGCAAGCGACGGTCACCATCACCGCGAACAACCAAAGCCGCTACTTCCTGCTGCCCAACCCGCCGCTGACGGTGTCGTATAGCGGTTTTGTCAACGGGGACAACAGCGCTGTCTTAACAACGAAGCCTACGGTGACAACAACGGCCAACCTGTTGTCGCTTCCGGGCACATACCCGATCACGGCCAGCGGTGCGGTGGCAACGAACTACACATTTACATATATTCCGGGTGTGCTTACGGTGGAAGCCCTCCTGCCCAACGTCATCACTTTTGCAGCCCTGCCGGTGAAGACGTATGGGGATGCGGACTTCACCATCACGGTGACCGCAAGCTCCGGTTTGCCGGTGACCCTGACGTCTTCCAACACCGCCGTCGCCACCGTGACGCCCACCGGTACGGGCCAGTGGCGCGTCCACATCGTCTCGGGCGGGCAGGTAACGATGGCCGCTACCCAGGCCGGTGGTCCGCCCTACGCGGTGGCCACGGAAGTCGATCAAATCCTGACGATCAACCCGGAAGCCCAGAGCATCCTATTCCCGTCGCCCCTGGGCGGGGTACCGGCTTCGGGTTCGGTGATCAGCCTTGACGCCACCGCGTCTTCCGGGCTACCGGTCACCTATACCGTGTCCGATCCCACGGTCGCCACGGTCAGCGGCAGCCAGCTCACCTTTGTGGGCTCGGGTAACGTCACGATCACCGCGAACCAGGCGGGGAACAACGACTACCTGCCCGCGCCGCCGGTGAGCATCGGCCTACAGGTATTCGATGGCAAAGGATTTGTACAAGGGGTAGGGGTGTTCCCGAACCCGTGTCATGGCACGGCCTACATCCGGTTGAGCGAAGGCAGCATCATTACGAAGCTGGCGATGTTCGACCTGAGCGGCAGGCTCGTCCTGGGCATGGATCAGTTCGGCAGCTCCACCAATATGATACCTTTGGATGTCAGCCACCTGTTACCGGGTATCTATATCCTGAGGGTTGTTTGTGTTCGGGATCACCAGGTGGTGTTCCCCGTATTTAAGGTGAATGTTCAATGA
- a CDS encoding molybdopterin-dependent oxidoreductase codes for MPKTTRIKEKHPLAIRWFHWVNFPILFLMIWSGLLIYWGNDVYSITLFGHTYVRFFPEWIYRLLHIPFRLAEGMAFHFLFMWVFFINGLLYVLYTAFSGEWRELLPNRHSFREAWAVLLHDLHLRHSLPPQGKFNAAQRIAYSGIIVMGLGSILTGLAIYKPVQLYWLCWLCGGYHVARIIHFILTLGYCVFFVVHVVQVILAGWNNFRAMVVGFEVVREKPGAGVAPAALSDGVAGASPAAAAAADALPASPAPPDAAPANANALAAAHAATPPAPPVTEPSASAAPPAAHTATPPVSGAATPSAPHDAPLPAPRPAFIPEGFSVQDSALRRRAFLSFGVFAGVGLAGFGLWKWLYDAPMETPSATKGARGPLRAVLNTNERIFRGIFSNGHPVRTYPKSEAVHPNRVRFTGNFGLSGTIDPAQWRLEVQRLSGTPLAIGIDELKTLPRTEITYMFKCIEGWDQVSNWAGVRFSDFVAHFGLEREAALDYIGFSTPDDAYYVGIDRASALHPQTLLAYEMKGRPLTMPHGAPLRLIIPVKYGIKNLKRIGHIKFSNQRPADYWAEQGYDYYAGL; via the coding sequence ATGCCAAAGACCACGCGCATAAAAGAAAAACATCCGTTAGCGATCCGTTGGTTTCACTGGGTCAACTTCCCCATCCTATTCCTAATGATTTGGAGCGGGCTCCTGATTTATTGGGGCAACGACGTGTATTCCATCACACTTTTCGGGCACACCTATGTCCGCTTTTTCCCCGAGTGGATCTATCGTCTCCTGCACATCCCCTTCCGTCTCGCAGAAGGCATGGCGTTCCACTTTCTGTTCATGTGGGTGTTCTTTATCAATGGTCTGTTGTACGTACTGTATACGGCATTCTCCGGTGAATGGCGTGAACTCCTACCCAACCGCCATTCCTTCCGGGAGGCCTGGGCCGTGCTTCTCCACGACCTGCACCTCCGCCATTCCCTCCCGCCGCAAGGCAAATTCAACGCCGCCCAGCGCATCGCCTATTCCGGGATCATCGTCATGGGCCTCGGCTCCATCCTCACCGGTCTAGCCATCTACAAACCCGTTCAACTCTACTGGCTTTGCTGGCTGTGCGGCGGCTATCACGTCGCGCGCATCATCCACTTCATCCTCACCCTCGGCTACTGCGTGTTTTTTGTGGTGCACGTGGTGCAGGTGATCCTCGCGGGGTGGAATAATTTCCGGGCTATGGTGGTGGGGTTTGAGGTGGTGCGCGAGAAGCCGGGCGCTGGCGTGGCACCCGCGGCGCTTTCCGACGGCGTGGCCGGCGCGTCGCCCGCAGCAGCCGCGGCTGCGGACGCGTTGCCCGCTTCCCCGGCGCCACCCGACGCCGCTCCCGCGAACGCCAACGCCCTCGCCGCGGCACACGCAGCAACACCGCCAGCGCCGCCGGTCACGGAGCCATCTGCTTCGGCGGCCCCACCTGCGGCGCACACCGCGACCCCGCCCGTATCGGGCGCCGCGACCCCATCTGCGCCGCACGACGCGCCCCTGCCCGCGCCACGTCCCGCCTTCATCCCCGAAGGCTTCTCCGTACAGGATTCCGCGCTGCGGCGGCGGGCCTTCCTGTCCTTTGGCGTTTTCGCGGGCGTGGGTCTTGCGGGCTTCGGACTTTGGAAATGGCTCTACGATGCGCCCATGGAAACCCCCAGTGCGACAAAGGGCGCGCGGGGTCCGCTCCGCGCGGTGCTCAATACAAACGAACGCATCTTCCGCGGGATTTTTAGCAACGGGCACCCGGTCAGGACTTATCCAAAAAGCGAAGCCGTGCACCCCAACCGGGTGCGTTTCACCGGCAACTTTGGTCTCTCCGGTACGATCGATCCCGCCCAATGGCGACTGGAGGTCCAACGGTTATCGGGCACGCCTTTGGCGATAGGGATCGACGAACTCAAGACGCTGCCCCGGACGGAAATCACGTATATGTTTAAATGTATCGAAGGCTGGGACCAAGTGTCCAACTGGGCCGGGGTACGTTTTAGCGATTTTGTCGCGCATTTTGGGCTGGAGCGGGAAGCCGCCCTCGACTATATCGGGTTTTCGACACCGGACGATGCCTATTACGTGGGGATCGACAGGGCCAGCGCGCTTCATCCCCAGACATTGCTCGCGTATGAGATGAAGGGGCGCCCGCTGACAATGCCACACGGGGCGCCCCTCCGGCTGATCATCCCGGTCAAATACGGGATCAAAAATTTAAAGCGGATCGGGCATATCAAGTTTAGCAACCAGCGTCCGGCGGACTACTGGGCCGAACAGGGATACGACTATTACGCGGGGCTATAA
- a CDS encoding phage tail protein produces the protein MEPYLGSLLIFGGNFAIRGYALCNGQTLPISAYTALFSILGTFYGGNGVNNFQLPDMQGRVPIGMGNGIGLSPYVIGQKGGTEAISLTTQNLPAHSHTVPALSVTVNVSNTQATSPTASAGTNTLSQPYDPVALNAVNLYSNAAANTVITTGATTVAGNTGLTGGNIPVSIIQPYLAINFQIALTGVFPSRN, from the coding sequence ATGGAACCTTACCTGGGCTCTCTTTTGATTTTTGGTGGCAACTTCGCCATCCGGGGTTATGCGCTTTGCAACGGTCAGACCCTTCCCATTTCCGCGTACACCGCACTGTTCTCCATCCTGGGAACGTTTTACGGTGGGAACGGCGTCAACAACTTCCAACTGCCGGACATGCAAGGGCGTGTACCTATCGGTATGGGGAACGGCATCGGCCTGAGCCCTTATGTGATCGGGCAAAAAGGCGGTACCGAAGCAATCAGCCTGACGACCCAAAACCTGCCGGCGCACAGCCACACGGTGCCTGCGCTGAGCGTGACGGTCAATGTATCCAACACCCAGGCTACGTCGCCTACAGCCAGCGCGGGGACGAACACCCTCAGCCAGCCGTATGACCCGGTTGCCCTGAACGCGGTCAACCTGTATTCCAATGCCGCGGCCAACACCGTCATCACCACCGGGGCCACGACGGTAGCGGGTAACACCGGCCTCACTGGAGGTAACATTCCAGTTTCCATCATTCAGCCGTATCTTGCGATCAATTTCCAGATCGCCCTCACAGGGGTCTTCCCTTCGAGGAACTAG